Proteins encoded together in one Synechococcus sp. BL107 window:
- a CDS encoding metal ABC transporter ATP-binding protein, whose amino-acid sequence MRIDADQLCVDYNGTVALYDASLHLPAGCICGLVGMNGAGKSTLFKALTGFVRPSRGLIRINGRSVKEAQREQAVAYVPQSEGIDCQFPVSVWDVVMMGRYGAMNFLRIPRGSDRVAVRHALERVELLELRNRPIGTLSGGQRKRAFLARAIAQRADVLLLDEPFNGVDVRTEKLMAQLFIQFREEGRTILISTHDLSHVRDFCDSVVLINKTVLAYGETSEVFTPENLAMTFGGFPPNLLTGRSSSGDSVEPIN is encoded by the coding sequence ATGCGCATCGACGCCGATCAACTCTGTGTTGACTACAACGGCACGGTGGCGCTCTATGACGCCAGTCTCCATTTGCCTGCTGGTTGTATTTGTGGTCTTGTCGGGATGAATGGGGCTGGCAAGTCCACCTTGTTTAAGGCTCTAACAGGCTTCGTCCGACCTTCTCGAGGCTTGATTCGCATCAATGGCCGCAGTGTCAAAGAGGCCCAGCGTGAGCAAGCCGTTGCCTACGTCCCGCAGAGTGAGGGAATCGATTGTCAGTTTCCTGTCTCGGTTTGGGATGTGGTGATGATGGGTCGCTATGGCGCGATGAACTTCCTCAGGATTCCACGCGGTTCCGATCGCGTAGCCGTTCGACATGCCCTGGAACGAGTTGAGTTGTTGGAGCTGCGCAACCGACCGATCGGTACCCTTTCCGGTGGTCAACGCAAGCGTGCGTTTTTGGCTCGTGCTATTGCGCAAAGAGCAGATGTTCTTTTATTGGATGAGCCTTTTAATGGAGTAGATGTAAGAACTGAGAAATTAATGGCCCAGTTATTTATTCAGTTTCGTGAAGAAGGTCGTACGATTTTGATTTCCACCCACGACCTCAGTCATGTGCGTGATTTCTGTGATTCAGTTGTCTTAATTAACAAAACTGTGCTCGCTTATGGTGAGACGTCTGAAGTCTTTACGCCTGAGAATCTTGCTATGACTTTTGGCGGGTTTCCTCCTAATCTATTAACAGGTCGCAGCTCTTCAGGCGATTCTGTTGAGCCAATTAATTAA